One part of the Bacteroidia bacterium genome encodes these proteins:
- a CDS encoding YfhO family protein encodes MAKKSPRRKKAAPKAQKTSPKAKVAGSGMKPWQKKLLTHGGILLLFYIIVIGYFRPIVFDGQVVRQHDIINYQGMAKETIDYRMETGEEALWTTRLFSGMPTYQTSTRYTGNIFYLLDKYVFRFGLPRPANYVFITFAGFYLLLLVCGLNPWLSALGAAAYSLSSYFFIIHGPGHTSKANAIAYMAPVIAGIILTYQGRLLLGGVVTAFFLAMEIYTNHLQITYFLAIMIAGLGISYAIDAFRENTMPAFLKASGVLLIAAMVGVGPNIAKLWTTSEYASETTRGKSELPNAEGKLDSGLDLEYAFRWSYDVPETLTLMIANSYGGASATKVTDRDFTSRFNQREIQLPTYWGSQQIHSTAGPVYVGALVCFLFVLGLFLVNSHLKWWLLGLTLLSFMMSWGRNFMGFNEFLFNNLPIYNKFRAPAMLLVIAEFTMPLLGALALHEIFSKEKSLDRKKVERSIYIAAGLTGGISLIFALMPELFFSFEGPGDGGYLNREGGAAMLEITREYRVKMFTSDAWRTFGFIAAGAALLWLYIKGTIKNRNLVFAGLAAIILLDMIPVNWRYLNNDNFEKERNFQAGLNPTQADQFILQDQDPNYRVINLSVSTWNDAITSYHHKSIGGYHAAKLGRYRDMISRHLGGEVNEFISLIQSQPADSVFQAGMSRLQVLNMLNTRYLIINPNARAVQNPSAMGNAWFVSNVQKVNSPLEEINALQNFDPRRTAVVDQNIFEGAFGKQLEGFTPAGGTARITQTAFAPNHLVYESNSQADALAVFSEIYYDQGKGWQAYIDGQPVDHMRANYILRALKIPAGTHKIEFKFEPNSYYIGNNISLFFSILLWLGIVFVVYKELRRKEIIK; translated from the coding sequence ATGGCAAAGAAATCACCCAGGCGTAAGAAAGCAGCGCCTAAGGCCCAAAAGACTTCCCCCAAAGCAAAAGTGGCTGGCTCAGGGATGAAACCCTGGCAGAAGAAATTACTGACACATGGAGGAATCCTCCTGCTTTTTTACATCATCGTCATCGGATATTTCAGACCTATAGTCTTTGATGGACAGGTTGTACGCCAGCATGATATCATAAACTATCAGGGCATGGCAAAAGAAACCATCGACTATCGGATGGAGACAGGTGAAGAGGCGCTTTGGACGACACGCCTTTTCAGTGGGATGCCGACCTATCAGACTTCCACCCGATATACGGGTAATATCTTTTATCTTCTGGATAAATATGTTTTTCGCTTTGGCCTTCCCAGACCTGCGAATTATGTCTTTATCACCTTTGCCGGATTTTATCTCCTTCTACTTGTTTGTGGCCTCAATCCCTGGCTGAGTGCCCTGGGGGCTGCCGCCTATTCCTTATCCTCCTATTTCTTTATTATACATGGTCCGGGGCATACCTCCAAGGCCAATGCTATCGCCTATATGGCACCTGTAATAGCGGGGATCATTCTGACATATCAAGGGCGATTATTATTGGGGGGAGTGGTGACGGCCTTTTTCCTGGCCATGGAAATCTATACGAATCACTTACAGATTACCTACTTCCTCGCAATCATGATTGCTGGATTGGGGATCAGTTATGCTATAGATGCTTTCCGAGAAAATACTATGCCGGCCTTCCTCAAGGCTTCCGGAGTTCTCTTGATAGCAGCTATGGTTGGTGTGGGACCTAATATTGCCAAACTCTGGACTACCTCAGAATACGCATCCGAAACTACCCGGGGAAAATCTGAACTCCCCAATGCAGAAGGAAAACTGGATTCAGGACTGGACCTGGAATATGCCTTCCGTTGGAGTTATGATGTGCCCGAGACACTTACCCTCATGATCGCCAATAGCTATGGAGGAGCAAGTGCAACCAAAGTTACAGATCGAGATTTTACCAGTAGATTTAACCAAAGAGAAATCCAATTGCCGACCTATTGGGGATCTCAACAGATACACTCAACCGCAGGGCCTGTTTATGTTGGTGCCCTGGTATGCTTCCTCTTTGTGCTGGGTTTATTCTTGGTAAATAGCCATCTGAAATGGTGGCTGCTGGGATTGACTTTGCTTTCCTTTATGATGTCATGGGGACGAAATTTTATGGGATTCAATGAATTTCTGTTCAATAACCTTCCCATCTACAACAAATTTCGGGCACCGGCTATGCTGCTCGTAATCGCAGAATTTACCATGCCGCTACTTGGGGCATTGGCGCTACACGAAATTTTCAGCAAAGAAAAGAGTCTGGATAGAAAGAAAGTTGAAAGAAGTATCTATATCGCAGCAGGTCTTACAGGAGGAATTTCTCTCATTTTTGCCCTGATGCCGGAACTCTTTTTCAGCTTTGAAGGTCCCGGAGATGGGGGCTATCTGAATAGAGAAGGAGGGGCTGCTATGCTGGAGATTACCCGAGAGTATCGAGTCAAGATGTTTACGAGTGATGCCTGGAGAACCTTTGGTTTTATAGCTGCGGGTGCTGCCTTACTTTGGCTCTATATAAAAGGGACGATAAAGAATAGAAATCTTGTTTTCGCTGGCTTGGCAGCTATCATTTTGCTGGATATGATTCCGGTGAATTGGCGCTACCTCAATAATGATAATTTCGAAAAAGAAAGAAATTTCCAGGCTGGATTGAATCCTACGCAGGCGGATCAGTTTATTCTTCAGGATCAAGACCCTAACTATCGAGTGATAAATCTATCCGTAAGCACCTGGAATGATGCTATAACTTCCTATCATCACAAATCTATAGGAGGGTATCATGCGGCAAAACTCGGACGCTATCGGGACATGATTAGTCGACATCTGGGTGGAGAAGTGAATGAATTTATTAGCCTGATTCAATCGCAACCGGCTGATTCGGTCTTCCAGGCAGGCATGTCAAGGCTGCAGGTGTTGAATATGCTCAACACTCGCTACTTGATCATTAATCCCAATGCCAGGGCAGTACAAAACCCTTCGGCCATGGGCAATGCCTGGTTTGTATCTAATGTGCAAAAAGTGAATAGCCCATTAGAAGAGATCAATGCCCTTCAGAATTTTGATCCTCGACGCACGGCAGTAGTCGATCAAAATATCTTTGAGGGAGCCTTTGGAAAACAGTTGGAAGGATTCACACCAGCCGGAGGAACTGCCAGAATTACGCAGACCGCGTTTGCCCCTAATCACCTGGTTTATGAATCCAATTCGCAAGCAGATGCTTTAGCCGTTTTCTCAGAAATCTATTATGATCAGGGGAAAGGATGGCAGGCCTATATCGACGGTCAGCCAGTGGATCATATGCGGGCCAACTATATTCTGCGTGCCTTGAAGATTCCTGCTGGGACGCATAAAATTGAATTCAAATTTGAACCTAATTCCTATTATATCGGGAATAATATCTCTTTATTCTTCTCCATTCTCCTTTGGCTGGGAATTGTCTTTGTAGTGTATAAGGAATTGAGGAGGAAAGAAATAATCAAATAG